The genome window TACCCCAGCTAAGTGGCAACAGATGATATCTGTATTCAAACTACAATCTGTACACAGCCATTTACATGGCAGGGGAGTCACCATTATGAGAGGGACATTTTGCATTCAGGTCTTTTCTCTTGTTCAAGCAGTGCATGAAGCCTTTAAAAAACGGCAACactgaagaagaaagaaaaaaggaagaaagaaagatagaaagaaagaaggaaagaggcAGTGACAGTGAGCATTTAGCTGTGTTACCAACAAACTGCAATACCATATGGAACACACGGCTGTGGCCATGCTTTTTGAACTTCCTCTTATTCCTTAATGGAGCTAACAGTCTGATGAAGCTAAACTAGCAGGGCAAATGGAGCAGTTCACATCGCGAGCTCGGCTACAACACTGGACTGCAGCTAGACATTTCTCAACACAAAAACTATGTTTTTTTACATTCTACTCAAATCTCAAAATTCGTGGATACTATCTTCAGAGGAAAAATGAAGAAGTAAACAATTATAAGCCATTTGGAATATCAGTTGGCCAACAGATGAACAGTGAAATTCCCTGCATCATCTGAGTCACCTATGTGCCTACTTTAAATGTCTAGGAAACGAACAGGGTAGAGCCACTGAGATGGAACACATATGAGGCACTCTTCCAGtcattagagaaatattaatcTTTAATAATGAAGAAGCAGAATTCTGCAGGCAACATGGAAAGACACAGCAGATAGATGGCTTGGTTTAATTCATTAAAGCTGGCGAGgggagtggaaagagagagagatggggggagggaagagagagagagagatagagagagtggaggaggaggaagtaaaggggtaggaggaagagaaggaggggagagcCAGTTCTGTGCTCATTAAAACCCAGCTCTAAGCCCTGCCCCTTTTGAATATGAAAATATCCGAGCACTGAAGAGCAAATGTACAAGAGAGTGAGCGAGCAAGAGACACagggacaaacagagagagagagagagagagagagagagagcaagagagagaaagagtgagcgagagaaagacagagtgagagagcgtgagagagagagagcacaggctGAATTGTGAGTGGCTTACGACACTCAGTGAACAGAAGGTGCTCCTGCATGCTATGCCAGCACACTAGCCTGCTTGCACGGCACCACActccgctctcctctcctctcctctcctttcctctcctccgcaCACTACGCCCCAGCCGCACCACtgtctgcctcagttctcagcAACAGCCTCCAGAGCCGGGAACAGACCAGATGCGTGTTGCTCCATCAGCAGCACGGCCAGCACCAGAGGGGCTTGACTGACCACATATTCAATCCTCAAACTGAATTTGGGATACTAAAAAAACGGCTGGTAATCAGTGATAACGAACAGAGAGTgtagggggagaaaaaaagagtgtgagagaaaaaaaaaggaaccaAGGAGATCAAAGACCCTTGTTGAATCGAGGCTCTCTGAATGCATTTTTTTCTCCTCAAGACTGAGAATGCAATGACCCGCCTCACTGGATTAAACATCGCAGGTCAGTGATCACTTCATGCGACAGACGCTAATTTGTGTCGACACATCGGCAGAGTCTTTAGTTAAAAAGGGGGGAGGGCGAAGAAATTAAAGAGTTCtaagaggattttttttttctttctcttcctctgtttttttttctcccctctctcctctccttctctgctctctccctctctctctctctcatgctctctccctctccacctctgaTCATCGCAACAGTCACTGCAGAGGAtcggagagaggaggaggacaacgCTCATGCATGCAGCTAAGGGGAACTTGCACTTCCTACCAGTTTACTGAAAGCTACTTGGACTCCGTCGCTTTCTGCTTCTTTCACTCGAGGAGAACTAAGACATTGTAAGTCTGCCAGGATCTGCTGTCCGCTGAAAAAAGGGAGGGGGAGTCGAATTTGTTCCACACTGGGGTCTTTTTAAAATTCGCACATAATTAGTGTCTGCACAAAGGAAGCCGCTGAATAGGGGTTGTCAGCCTCTGGAATAAGGGTGAGTAGGAATCCTTTTATATGAGATTGTTTCCTGAAGaatactttttttttagaaaaaaatccCCACCGCTCCCCCTCCTCCTTGCCACCTCTTCACTCGCATCTAACATGAGCAAAGTGACttgtcctctgtctctcttaatTCCTATCGTTCGGAGGGGGCAGGATTGCTCCTGTCAGTAAAGCACCATCAGTCACACCAAAAATCTATCAAAAATAGGGGGCAACAAGGAGAGAGCGTTCTGGCCTGGGGAGCTTACAAATCATGACGCACAAAACGATACAAATCTGAGACGTTTTCAATGGACTTTGTCTGGGATATATCTCAGGATATTCATGCTAATGGATTTCCTTCTAATTGGTCTGTACCTAAAGTGGCCGTTGAGGAAGCCCCCCGGGTTGCTACTGTGCTCGCTGGGTATTTTTCTGAAAATGGTTCCCTTGGTGGAGGGCTCTTGTCCGCGGCTGTGTCGCTGCGACAACAAACTCATCTACTGCGAGGGGCTTAACCTGACGGAGATCCCCCGCAACCTGAGCAGCGCTGTTGGCTTGTCCCTGCGGGAGAACAACATATCTGAGCTGCGGGAAGCCAACTTTGTCGGCCTGTCGCAGCTCACCTGGCTCTACCTGGATCACAACGGCATCCAGCTGGTCGAGGAGAATGCCTTCGAGCGGCTGCGTCGCATCAAGGAGCTGGACCTAAGCACCAACCGGATTGAGAGCCTGGCGAATGGCACGTTCAAACCTCTGCCCAACCTGCGCATCCTGGATTTATCCTACAACAGGCTGCAGGAGCTGGAGCCTGACCTTTTCCATGGCCTTAGGAAGCTAACCAATTTGCATCTGCGCTACAATGCCCTCAAGTTTGTCCCTGTGAGGATCTTCCAGGACTGCAGAAGCATGCAGTTCTTGGATCTGGGCTACAACCAGCTGCAGAGCCTGGCACGCAACTCGTTCGCCGGGCTGTTCAAACTGACTGAGCTGCATCTGGAGCACAATGAACTGGTGAAAATCAACCTGGCCCACTTTCCTCGACTCATCTCCCTGCGCACACTCTACATGCGCAACAACAAGGCCACCATTGTGGTCAACACTCTTGACTGGACCTGGCACTTCTTGGAGAAGATCGATTTCGCCGGCAACGAGATTGAGTACATTGAGCCGCACGTGTTCGAGAGCGTTCCCAACCTGAAAACACTCATGCTGGACGCCAACAAGCTCGCCTACTTGGACCAGCGGATCCTGGACTCGTGGGGCTCGCTGGACAGTATCATGCTCTCGGGGAACGAGTGGGAATGCAGTCGCAACGTCTGCGCCCTGGCCTCCTGGCTCAGCAGCTTCCGGGGTCAGCGCGACAGCGCCTTGCTCTGCTCCAGCCCGGACATCGCCCAGGGCGAGGACATCCTGGACGCCGTCTACGCCTTCCAGCTCTGCGAGGAAGGCGCCGACAGCACCACCCAGACCTTCACCATCACCCGCGGCGACCGGGCCGGTCCGGGCTACATCTACGAAGGCCCGACCCGCAGCACGTACAACCTCCAGGAGACGGAGGGCGGTGGCGTGGTGACCGGCACCTTCACTGTCACCCCGCCAGCCGAGGACCTGGACAGCACCATGCAGATCCAGAAGGTGGTGACAGGCACCATGGCCCTGATCTTCTCATTCCTCATCGTGGTGCTCATGCTCTACGTCTCCTGGAAGTGTTTCCCGGCCGGCGTGAGGCAGCTCCGCCAGTGCTTCACCAGCCAGCGCCGCaagcagaagcagaagcagacCATGCAACAGATGGCCACCATGTCCACACCGGAGTACTACGTCGACTACAAGCCCAACCACATCGAGGGGGCCCTGGTCATCATCAACGAGTATGGCACCTGCACCTGCCAGCAGCAACCCTCGCGGGAGTGCGAGGTGTGATGCGGCCGGCGGGCCCTCCGAGGGAGCACTGGAGGTTTTTGGTTCCCCTTTCTcccactgggggggggggtgggtgagtTTCACTGGATTGATGTAGCTTGGACAAATCAGACAGCGCACTGCACCACGCTGCACTTGGCTGGAACAAAAGGattgatggatgaatggatggatggatggatggctaACTGGAGAAGAAGAATGGGGGTGTGGTGGCTGGAAAGTGGCAGCTCCTTGAGACTGAGAGACGGTGGATTTTACTGCTGACTTGTGATCAGTCTCTGCCTACTGAAGGACCTGTTGACTTGACGCAAAACAAAGCTTTGTGGAATTACGCCGTGGTGGAGAGGATATTTCAGCTTTAATGTGTCTTTCTAATTCAGGATAttctaaaaaaacaacaacaacattctgacaaaaaaaaaaataactgggGACATCCAGATGAAAAAACACTGTTTTTATTGTATTAATGAcaaggaaaggggggggggggggggggggggggtggagaatataaaaaaaatcaagtgAGGAGatttgaaaagaataaaaaaagaacaaaaacacagaGTCTGTATAAAATATGTTATAAAAGCAGAAATGCAAGAGTGGGGGAAATGCAAGAAGCTATCCTATTTGTTTTGTAAACTAAAAAAAATGATGATGTTTAAATAAATGAATTGCTATTCACCATAAAGCTGTCTGCAGAGGCATTGGGAAGACACAGGTGATGTGGTGGAGGATGTAATGTCTGGTCTCTAGTGGCCGTAGCCAGCTAGGAAATGAACACGGGGAAGAGTGATGGCATCACATCATTCAAAACGCAGAGCCTAAATCAGATGTTGAgatctcactttctttctacCTTACTATACacattattttttgtttatctgTGAGGAATAATCATTGTGCTGGCTTGCCCTTTTGCTGTTGTGGTTTGCATTTTTATTCTCCTCTCATTTCTGAACAGATAAGGGAAGAAACAACTGTGAAAATAGAACACAATGCACTGAGATGGCATACTTCACATCAGCTAATTTGAAGATATTGTGCGCCatcaaaataaactaaaatAAGGATATGATACCTTGCGCCATGCCTTGACTATTTGTTTTTTAAGACTGAGCTATCATGTCAGGGGCTCTATGTGAAGAGTGAGAACAGTCAAGTTGGTACAAATATTTAGCCTTAAAcggtaaaataaaaatgaatttgaaaTTGAAAGGATTTATAATTTATATGCCTTCTCAAAGCAACTGCTGTGCAACTGGGGAGGAAAACCCAGATGCTAAAACACATTTCAATGTAATTATGGAATATATTCTTTAAAATACAAGCATATTTTTCTGTATTATTTCCTGCTCTGGTTGTTCATTGTGTGGCTGGCTGTGTGCACAGATGGTGTTTCTAGATTCCTTTGAAATGTGTTTGAAAACATGATGCATGGATGGGgatgaggtgagaggagagaagagcagaggaaaagagaggaaaggagaggagaggggaagagaggaggagtagagagaagaggagaggagagggagaggagatgagaggagaagagagatgaggagaggaggagagaggagagtagaagagaggagaggtgagaggaagagaggagagaggaagagaggagaagagaggagaggagagaaaaagggcTCACAGCAGCAGTCAGCAGTGGCTAGCAGAGGCAGCAGTGGTGAAACAGCATCAGCGTTGGAAGGTGCAGGGTGCTCTCTAGTGTCCTAGCACCAGCATAAGAGACATCAGGAGCTGGTggagccacagcagcagcagcagacagagAGCCCACTGGCCCGGCCCTATGGCCAGGATTGGAACATCCTGCTTTTGCTTCAGCACCAGCTGCACCAATGGTGCCATAaaatgctgctgcagctggatgGGTCGCAGTGTGTCAGACCATATTGCCTGCTGAACAGAGGGGCTAGCTCCTGACTATTCCTAGCAGAAATGTGTAGGGGGTATGTGATTTTGCAAATGTTTTTCACTCTGGATGACAATATTGACAATGTggatatgaagtgtgtgtgtgtgtgcgtgtgtgtgtgtgtgtgtgtgtgtgtgtgtgtgtgtgtgtgcaaatgaaaGTGAGAACAGTTTGTCAGATTAAGTATTTTAAAGAAACTATTTACTTTTGTACACATAAAAAGAAATATCAACTGTTTGCATGTCCTTCAGAGTTGAAAGAAGACTGTTTGAAGGCATTTCTACAGCTATTTACCTGCTAAAGACAACACATCCAAAGCAAATGAATAAAAGCATATCATTGAAGACGTGTACAGTATAGACTCAACTCTGTTTGCTTCACTACCTCTGCTCCACGACAGGTGTAGAACACAGGCCAAACAGATTGCGGTGATGATACCATATGCCTGAATGGAAAAACACTGGAAACGCATGTATT of Alosa sapidissima isolate fAloSap1 chromosome 1, fAloSap1.pri, whole genome shotgun sequence contains these proteins:
- the lrrtm1 gene encoding leucine-rich repeat transmembrane neuronal protein 1 isoform X2, whose protein sequence is MVPLVEGSCPRLCRCDNKLIYCEGLNLTEIPRNLSSAVGLSLRENNISELREANFVGLSQLTWLYLDHNGIQLVEENAFERLRRIKELDLSTNRIESLANGTFKPLPNLRILDLSYNRLQELEPDLFHGLRKLTNLHLRYNALKFVPVRIFQDCRSMQFLDLGYNQLQSLARNSFAGLFKLTELHLEHNELVKINLAHFPRLISLRTLYMRNNKATIVVNTLDWTWHFLEKIDFAGNEIEYIEPHVFESVPNLKTLMLDANKLAYLDQRILDSWGSLDSIMLSGNEWECSRNVCALASWLSSFRGQRDSALLCSSPDIAQGEDILDAVYAFQLCEEGADSTTQTFTITRGDRAGPGYIYEGPTRSTYNLQETEGGGVVTGTFTVTPPAEDLDSTMQIQKVVTGTMALIFSFLIVVLMLYVSWKCFPAGVRQLRQCFTSQRRKQKQKQTMQQMATMSTPEYYVDYKPNHIEGALVIINEYGTCTCQQQPSRECEV
- the lrrtm1 gene encoding leucine-rich repeat transmembrane neuronal protein 1 isoform X1, which produces MLMDFLLIGLYLKWPLRKPPGLLLCSLGIFLKMVPLVEGSCPRLCRCDNKLIYCEGLNLTEIPRNLSSAVGLSLRENNISELREANFVGLSQLTWLYLDHNGIQLVEENAFERLRRIKELDLSTNRIESLANGTFKPLPNLRILDLSYNRLQELEPDLFHGLRKLTNLHLRYNALKFVPVRIFQDCRSMQFLDLGYNQLQSLARNSFAGLFKLTELHLEHNELVKINLAHFPRLISLRTLYMRNNKATIVVNTLDWTWHFLEKIDFAGNEIEYIEPHVFESVPNLKTLMLDANKLAYLDQRILDSWGSLDSIMLSGNEWECSRNVCALASWLSSFRGQRDSALLCSSPDIAQGEDILDAVYAFQLCEEGADSTTQTFTITRGDRAGPGYIYEGPTRSTYNLQETEGGGVVTGTFTVTPPAEDLDSTMQIQKVVTGTMALIFSFLIVVLMLYVSWKCFPAGVRQLRQCFTSQRRKQKQKQTMQQMATMSTPEYYVDYKPNHIEGALVIINEYGTCTCQQQPSRECEV